From the Nonlabens marinus S1-08 genome, one window contains:
- a CDS encoding ATP-dependent helicase, whose product MEDYLSQLNEAQRLPVLQKEGPMIVIAGAGSGKTRVLTLRIAYLMQQGVDPFNILSLTFTNKAAREMKKRIADIVGVSESKNLWMGTFHSVFARLLRMEADKLGYPSNFTIYDSQDSQRLTSAIIKEMGLDKDVYKYKQIFSRISSLKNSLITVRAYFADADLQEADAMARRPRFGDIYKEYVERCFKAGAMDFDDLLLKTNELLNRFPDVLAKYQNRFQYILVDEYQDTNHSQYLIVKALSDKFQNICVVGDDAQSIYAFRGANINNILNFQRDYDDVKAYRLEQNYRSTKNIVEAANSIIEHNKTKLDKVVWTANNDGPKIIVHRLMSDAEEGRYVASSIWENKMNHQLGNDQFAILYRTNAQSRAMEDALRKRDIPYRIYGGLSFYQRKEVKDVLSYLRLVVNPKDEEALKRVINYPARGIGQTTMDKLIVGAKQYDRSIFEVIENIDRVDININGATKTKLRNFVTMIKSFQALEETQNVFELTEYVIKKSALLTELKKDGTQEGISRIENIEELLNGMRDFVEGQKEVADARGSLSEFLEDVALATDLDNDTGDTDRVSLMTIHLSKGLEFPYLYIVGMEEDLFPSGMSMNTREELEEERRLFYVALTRAEHQAYLTYTLSRYRWGKLVDAEPSRFINEIDDQYVEYTTPMDDYKYKPLLDADLWDEPDKSKLRQSKPRNGTPPSVNKPSEEQIRKLRKMRPVSTATNSTPAGFEGDLQPGMMVEHARFGRGEVVNIEGVGGEKKAEIRFQVGGLKKLLLRFAKLELVE is encoded by the coding sequence GCTGACCTTTACTAATAAGGCGGCGCGGGAGATGAAAAAACGTATTGCAGATATTGTAGGGGTAAGCGAATCCAAGAACTTGTGGATGGGAACTTTCCACTCCGTTTTTGCTCGTTTGCTGCGCATGGAAGCTGATAAATTAGGCTACCCTTCTAACTTTACGATTTACGATTCTCAAGATTCTCAACGATTGACGAGTGCGATCATCAAGGAAATGGGACTGGATAAGGATGTTTATAAGTACAAACAGATTTTCTCTAGGATCTCGTCTCTCAAAAACAGCTTGATTACAGTACGTGCTTATTTTGCTGATGCAGATCTCCAGGAAGCAGATGCGATGGCGCGTAGGCCACGGTTTGGTGATATTTATAAAGAGTATGTAGAGCGCTGTTTTAAAGCTGGCGCGATGGATTTTGATGATCTATTATTGAAAACCAATGAATTGCTAAATCGATTCCCAGACGTTCTTGCAAAATACCAGAACCGTTTTCAATACATTCTGGTAGATGAGTATCAGGATACGAATCATTCCCAATATTTGATCGTAAAGGCGCTATCAGATAAATTTCAGAATATATGTGTAGTTGGCGATGATGCCCAATCTATTTATGCCTTTAGAGGAGCTAATATCAATAACATCTTAAACTTCCAGCGGGATTATGATGATGTAAAGGCCTACCGACTGGAACAAAATTACCGCTCTACCAAGAATATTGTAGAGGCGGCCAATTCTATTATTGAGCACAATAAAACCAAGTTGGATAAAGTGGTTTGGACCGCTAACAATGATGGCCCCAAAATCATTGTACATAGATTAATGAGCGATGCCGAAGAAGGTCGTTATGTAGCGAGTAGTATTTGGGAAAATAAAATGAATCACCAGCTGGGCAATGATCAGTTTGCTATACTTTATAGAACTAACGCGCAATCCAGAGCCATGGAAGACGCGCTTAGAAAGCGTGATATTCCCTACCGTATTTATGGCGGCCTCAGTTTCTACCAGCGTAAAGAGGTAAAAGACGTACTCTCCTATTTGCGATTAGTAGTCAACCCGAAAGATGAGGAAGCGCTCAAAAGGGTGATCAACTATCCAGCACGTGGTATAGGTCAAACGACCATGGACAAACTCATTGTAGGAGCCAAACAATACGACCGCAGCATTTTTGAAGTTATTGAGAATATCGATCGTGTAGACATCAACATCAATGGCGCTACAAAAACAAAATTGCGCAATTTCGTAACGATGATTAAGAGCTTCCAAGCGCTGGAAGAAACTCAAAACGTATTTGAGTTAACGGAATATGTTATCAAAAAAAGTGCCTTATTAACGGAATTAAAAAAGGACGGAACCCAAGAAGGAATTTCAAGAATTGAAAACATTGAAGAGTTACTCAATGGTATGCGTGACTTTGTCGAAGGGCAAAAAGAAGTGGCAGATGCTAGGGGATCGCTTTCTGAATTTTTAGAAGATGTAGCGCTTGCAACAGATTTAGACAATGACACAGGTGATACAGATCGCGTTTCATTAATGACTATTCACCTTTCTAAAGGTTTGGAGTTTCCATACCTATATATCGTTGGAATGGAAGAAGACTTATTCCCTAGTGGGATGAGCATGAATACTAGAGAGGAGTTGGAAGAAGAGCGTCGACTGTTTTATGTGGCACTTACTAGAGCAGAACATCAGGCTTACCTAACCTATACCTTAAGTCGATACCGCTGGGGAAAATTAGTAGATGCAGAACCTAGTCGCTTTATCAATGAAATTGATGATCAGTATGTAGAGTATACCACTCCCATGGATGATTACAAATACAAGCCACTGCTCGATGCAGACTTGTGGGACGAACCCGATAAATCCAAACTACGCCAGTCTAAGCCTAGAAATGGGACTCCCCCTAGCGTGAATAAACCCAGCGAAGAACAAATCAGGAAGCTGAGGAAAATGAGACCAGTGAGCACCGCGACAAATTCCACACCAGCTGGATTTGAAGGTGACCTTCAACCAGGAATGATGGTGGAACATGCCAGATTTGGACGTGGAGAGGTAGTAAATATTGAAGGTGTAGGCGGTGAGAAAAAAGCGGAGATACGATTTCAAGTAGGTGGATTGAAGAAGCTTCTCTTGAGGTTTGCGAAATTGGAATTGGTAGAATAA
- a CDS encoding LURP-one-related/scramblase family protein: MQNIQYPVRFSFRITTLSNDFTAKDATGQTIAYVRQKMFKLKEAITVYNNTSKSEVLFTIKADRWLDWSAAYSIYDAQGKVLGKIARKGWKSMWKAEYNIIDQNDKQQYKVQEASAMTRLADSLVGEIPVVGFFTGYLFNPTYNVTDRNGDIVVKLKKKGSFFGKEFELNKIVDIEEDDKERVMLGLMMMILLERRRG, encoded by the coding sequence ATGCAAAATATTCAGTATCCCGTACGTTTCTCCTTTAGAATAACAACTTTAAGCAACGATTTTACGGCCAAGGATGCCACCGGTCAAACCATTGCCTATGTTAGGCAAAAAATGTTCAAGCTTAAGGAGGCGATCACTGTTTACAATAATACCAGTAAATCTGAGGTTCTGTTTACTATTAAAGCAGACCGATGGCTAGACTGGAGTGCCGCTTACAGCATATACGACGCTCAAGGAAAAGTGTTAGGTAAGATTGCTCGAAAAGGATGGAAATCCATGTGGAAAGCAGAGTATAACATTATAGATCAAAACGACAAGCAACAATATAAAGTTCAAGAAGCCAGCGCGATGACGCGTCTTGCAGACTCACTAGTTGGCGAAATCCCTGTAGTCGGTTTTTTTACAGGTTACCTATTTAACCCCACCTATAATGTCACAGATAGAAACGGTGACATTGTTGTCAAATTAAAGAAAAAAGGATCCTTCTTTGGGAAAGAGTTTGAGCTCAACAAAATCGTAGATATTGAAGAAGATGATAAAGAAAGAGTGATGCTAGGTTTGATGATGATGATACTCTTAGAGCGCCGTCGCGGATAG
- a CDS encoding APC family permease produces the protein MADKKLKRDLGFWDVLLFGVGNIVGAGIYAIIGQAAGLSGNMLWLSFAVAAIVALLTGLSYAEFVSRFPDAGGSFEYLKQGLGEKTAIAMSVFITLTGIVAAAAISISFADYVSRLFDIPNTLSVVSIIVLMAFFNIIGSKYSSYYNGLATIITLAGLILVIAVCIPDLGNTSLFEMNEMGWTGILAGSALIFFSYVGFEDLVKMAEETKQPRKNMPKAILLSGLIVLVVYVLIAMVSVSVMDIDQLSSSNGPLAAVIESKLGAIGSIILVVVALFATSKTILSNILGTSRLLFDVARDSEISWLKKFTTISGIGNTPNYAIIAISIITLCFGLIGNLKMVASISNVFVFIVFVMVNIALISYRVKIRKEKDTDEDLFRIPLNVNNIPLPTLLAIVTLVLLLAFNIYNIIEGKA, from the coding sequence ATGGCTGACAAGAAACTAAAAAGAGATTTAGGTTTTTGGGACGTCCTACTATTTGGTGTAGGCAATATTGTTGGTGCTGGAATTTATGCCATTATAGGACAGGCCGCAGGCTTAAGCGGCAATATGTTATGGCTTAGTTTTGCTGTCGCTGCAATAGTTGCTTTGCTGACTGGATTATCATATGCAGAGTTTGTTAGCCGATTCCCTGATGCCGGAGGTAGTTTTGAATATTTAAAGCAAGGCCTAGGAGAAAAGACAGCCATTGCCATGTCTGTTTTCATAACTCTTACTGGAATAGTTGCTGCAGCCGCCATTTCTATAAGCTTTGCAGATTATGTGAGTCGACTTTTCGATATTCCCAACACCCTAAGTGTCGTTAGTATCATTGTGTTGATGGCCTTTTTCAATATCATAGGTTCCAAATATAGCTCCTACTACAATGGCCTTGCGACTATAATAACCCTAGCAGGTTTGATACTTGTGATTGCAGTTTGTATCCCAGATTTAGGTAATACCTCATTATTTGAAATGAATGAAATGGGATGGACAGGGATACTTGCTGGATCTGCCTTGATTTTTTTTAGTTATGTAGGATTTGAAGACCTCGTCAAAATGGCTGAGGAAACAAAGCAGCCGCGCAAGAACATGCCAAAAGCCATATTATTAAGTGGTCTGATTGTTTTGGTCGTCTATGTGCTAATCGCTATGGTAAGCGTGAGTGTCATGGATATAGATCAGTTAAGCAGTAGCAATGGGCCGCTAGCAGCGGTGATAGAATCAAAGCTAGGGGCTATAGGCTCTATCATACTAGTGGTAGTTGCGCTATTTGCCACGAGTAAGACCATTTTAAGTAATATTCTAGGCACCTCTCGTCTATTATTTGACGTGGCCAGAGACAGTGAAATTTCATGGCTCAAAAAGTTTACCACAATTAGCGGAATTGGCAATACGCCAAACTACGCCATCATAGCTATATCCATAATTACATTGTGTTTTGGCCTAATTGGCAATTTGAAAATGGTCGCCTCCATCAGCAACGTATTTGTATTTATAGTCTTTGTGATGGTCAATATCGCCTTGATCTCTTACCGAGTCAAGATCAGAAAGGAAAAAGATACGGATGAGGATCTTTTTAGGATACCGCTTAACGTCAACAACATTCCATTGCCTACCTTGCTTGCTATAGTCACTTTAGTTTTACTTTTAGCCTTTAATATTTACAATATCATAGAGGGTAAAGCCTGA
- a CDS encoding methyltransferase, giving the protein MYENSFPTKRFKNTFEFLQLHVEPSEKILDLGVENPFSVILKENGFQVENTGGEDLDDNLSTIQSFTGSVITAFEIFEHLVNPYGVLKAIPCDKLLVSVPLKLWFASAYRNPNDLRDQHYHEFEDWQLDYVLNKAGWEIKDSIKFTNPTSKLGLRPLLRHFTDRYYLVYCERTKN; this is encoded by the coding sequence TTGTACGAGAACAGCTTTCCTACCAAACGATTTAAAAACACTTTTGAATTTCTTCAATTGCATGTTGAGCCTTCAGAGAAGATTCTGGATCTAGGTGTAGAGAATCCATTCTCTGTGATCCTGAAGGAAAATGGTTTTCAAGTTGAGAATACCGGTGGTGAAGATTTAGACGACAATTTAAGTACCATTCAATCTTTCACGGGTAGTGTGATTACCGCCTTTGAGATTTTTGAACATTTAGTGAATCCTTATGGTGTTTTGAAGGCCATACCTTGCGATAAATTACTGGTAAGCGTACCCTTGAAGCTTTGGTTTGCGAGCGCTTATCGTAATCCTAATGACCTTAGAGACCAACATTATCATGAGTTTGAAGATTGGCAATTGGATTATGTCTTAAACAAAGCGGGTTGGGAGATCAAAGATTCCATCAAGTTTACAAACCCTACTTCTAAACTAGGTCTAAGACCGCTCTTGCGTCACTTTACAGACCGCTACTATCTTGTATATTGCGAGCGCACTAAAAACTAG